TCTGGATATAAAATGAGTAAAATTTTAAGACACACTGGAAGCGGGCACAGAAATCATTTCCATTTAAAATTCTTTGATGCACTAGATGCGGGAAATATTCAATCTAGAGAAATTAGCTTGTTTAGTAATGAAGAAATTGTTAGAAGAACCGCGTATGATCATGAGCTAGGACATAGTTTTAAAGATGAATCTTACCTTAAAAAGGAGAAACGGCCAGTTATTATTCCTTTAGATAGAGTTGATGTAAAAGGAAGTGATTTTTATTTTCCCAAGAGGGATGAAAATATCTATTCTTTTGAAGACAATTCAGTGAAAGTCGTAGATTGGAGGAAGTATCAAGTCTTGGATCCTGAAGCAAGAAAGAGAATGAAGCTTCTTTGGAATTCAGAGGATGATGGGGACAGCTGTTTTGAACAGGTTGTGCAACTTGATTTTGATACTCAGAAGACAACTGTTGATACAGAAAAGTTGCCAAAGGTAAAAGAATTCTACTCTAGTGGAGAGAGTCTTGAATTAAAATTTGATAATACAGCGTTTTCTCCCTTAGATTCATTTGGAAAAATAACTATTTCCCTTACGGGGGAATTGATTAAAGATGGAGTAAAGGTTAATTCCATTGTTAAAGATGTTGAGTCAGTCATAAGTGAGTCGGGAAGAAGGACCTTTAATGTAGATTTATACCAGTCTATTCCTATACACACGTTTAGTGGTCGTGACGATTTGGAAAAGACAGTTCGTCTAGGGGCTGGGATAGAGAGTATAGATGGAACAAATCAAACAGAAGTATTTTCAAAAACAATTACGATTTGTCCGATGGGGACATCTGTAGGAGAAGGTAGGTGTAATTACCCTGATCCGGCAACGCCAGAGTTGAATCCTGAAAAAACACCTATTGTTAAAGAGGAAGGACTAAAAAGTGGACCATGTTATGGTTTAGAAGATAACAGAGGTTACAAGAAAGAGTGTACATATCATGTTCGATGTTCAGGAAAATGGTCCAAGCTTGTAGGGCAAGAGGAAAAGGTTGCTTATCATCCTCATCAGTATAATTGCAAAGATGTTGATGGTTCGTTTGAATTTGTTAAAACTGAAGTTATTACTCCAACGCTTCAAGCATTTTGCATGAATCCAAACGGAGAGCTTGGCGAAGGGTTAGATTTGGTGTGTAATTAGAAAATGTAGTATAATAATGAAGAAATGATTAACTAGGAAATATATAATGAGCTTAAAGATTAACTTTATCCTTTTACTTCTAAGTTTTAGCGCAAAGTGTTTCGCTTCATCAGACCCATTCGCTGACTTCAATATCGATCCAAGAAAGTATAGCTTAATTTTGGACTATCATGACGATAGAGATGCTGAAGATGAAAAAGGTCTGAAAGAGAACTACAAATTCAAATTTCCTTTAATTGAGTTTTACAAGAATAAAGAACTTAATGGATCACCAATCGGAAAACTAAATGAAGAGGGTCTTTACATTGAAGGCAAGAAGGTTTGTTACACAAAAAATATTCTTGCTGATAACTATAATATTTTGCTTGAGGATGTCGTCCTTCCTGGTTATCTCGGAGATGGAGATGTATACACCGTTGGTGAATACTCGAATGGTATAAAATTTAACGCTATAAGGTGTCCATTCTTAGGATATAGACAGGAAGCCGGTTTGAAACTAATGACAGCACTAGTCTTAGAGGATTACGATGAAAAAACTAAACTGGCTAAAATACGTCTTGGTGATGGAGTCGCCTATTTTTCTGCTAAAAAAATGAGTATTCAATATTTACACAGACCACCACTACGGACAATGGATCACTATGGTGTTGATCCAATAAAGCTTGCTAAGCATATTGAGTCTAAGTTTACTGAATATTTAAAAAATCGAAGGGATCGTTTTAAACCTAAAGTAAGTGGTGAGACTTTTGAGCAACGATACGGACTAGAGGATTACTTTTCTCTATCTAATCTTGACTGGATGGATAGATATGGTGCTAAGGAATATAAAGAAAGTTTAATTAAGAAATATGGAAAATTTCAGATTATAAAGCATTTTGACTTTGAGAATATGAATTTTTATGTAGCTAGATATAAGAATAAAACTAAAGGAAAGAAGGACATTATTGAAATAAATCTATGGAAAGAAGATATGAATAGAATTCTTCTATGGAAGAATTTGGATAATGGCAATGTTAAGTACTATGAATTCTTCGAAATAGGTTTTTCTGATAAGAAAACAAGTTTTAAAGATAATGCAAGTTTTATGATTCCTCAATTCGAATATGAAGGAACATGGGACGATTTTTAATAACCATTTCTTGAATTTCGGCTAAACCGAAAGAGCTAACAAGCTTCATCTGAAATAATGGCCAGGCCCTCTTATAGGGCCCCACTTTTCTTATCTAAGTAGTACTGATAATATCCTGGGTAGTGATTGATTCCACCTTTTCTACTTCAATAACTTTGTCCGTGAAATAATAAAAAAAAATGCATGAATTTTTGACTTAGCTAAAACCATTTAGCATTGTACTTTTTTCTTCGTGATGATCTTCAAAGAGTAGTAAATGCTTATTCTAAAGGTAATCAGGAAATTAAAAAAGTACTCTCAGATTTATAATTTTAGCTTAGTTGTTTAAGATTTCTTGAAAGATAAGAACTTATACTCTTAATTTCTTTTCTGTATTTTATCTTCTCAACATTCTACTTTAAAGAATTCAATAAATTCATTTTGATTACATCCAGATGCAGCCTATAATTAGTTAAGTACTTTTAAATCTAATAATTATATTCGTCATTACTGGGAAATATATAATGAATCTTAAAATTAACTTTATCCTTTTGCTTCTAAGTTTTAGTACAAAGTGTTTCGCTTCATTCGCGCCATTTGCTGACTTCAATATCGATCCAAGAAAATATAGCTTAATTTTGGACTATCATAACGAAAGTGGTACTGAGGGGGAAAAAGTTCTGAAAGAGAACTACAAATTCAAATTTCCTTTGATTGAGTTCTACAAGAATAAAGAACTTAATGGACCACCAATCGGAAAACTAAATGAAGAGGGACTTTACATTGAAGTCAAGAAGGTTTGTTACACAAAAAATATTCTTGCTGAGAACTATAATATTTTGCTTGAGGATGTCGTCCTTCCTGGTTATCTCGGAGATGGAGATGTATACACGGTTGGTGAATACTCGAATGGTATAAAGTTTAACGCTATAAGGTGTCCATTCTTAGGATATAGACAGGAAGCAGACTTGGAACTAATGACAGCACTAGTCTTAGAGGATTACGATGAAAAAACTAAACTGGCTAAAATACGTCTTGGTGATGGAGTCGCCTATTTTTCTGCTAAAAAATTGAGTCTTCATTATTTACATAGACCGCCACTACAGACAATGGATCACTATGGAGTTGATCCAATAGAGTTTGCTAAGCATATTGAGTCTAAGTTTGCTGAATATTTAAAGCAGCGTAGAGATCGATTTAAACCTAAAGTAAGTGGTGAGACTTTTGAGCAGCGATACGGACTAGAGAATTACTTTTCTCTATCTAATCTTGACTGGATGGATAGATATGGTGCTAAGGAATATAAAGAGAGCTTAATTAAGAAATATGGAAAGTTACAAATTATAAAGCATTTTGATTTTGAGAATATGTTTGTTTATGTGAGAAAATTCAAAAATAGTATTAAAGGAAAGAAGGATATAATCAAACTATCTTTTGTTAAAGAAGATATGGATAGTTATAGGTTATTTAAGAATTTTACTAATAATCACATAAGATACTCTGATTTCAAAATTGGATTCTTAAAGGATTATGATCAATTTAAGAGATCTCGTGGCCTAATTATTCCGACACAGGAGTATGAAGGATATCCAATGGAAGATTTTTAGTTTTTCTAGTGAAGCGTTTTTTAGAGTGCATAACTTTCTTCTAAAAATATAGTTTGCACTTTTGGTTTCGCTATATCTAAAAACTTCCATTCATTCACATTTGCTCATATGTAATTTGAAGACAACTATATCTACCAAATTTCTTTTTTCCAGAATTGGTGAATAATTACAGCAATTCGTGGCACTTCTAACAAGAGGTGACTTACTTGAGGATGCTATAAGTTGCTGAACTTATTGACGTGCTCTCAGGAATTTAGTCCAAAGTTGATATCACTGTATAATAAGCCCATGATTCAAAGAATACGTAGATTTACCGATTTCCGGCTTAAAACACTGCTTGCAACGCTATTTGCGGTGCTGTGTTTGTTAGAGTTCTTTGATGGCAAGGTTGATGTCTCAGATTTCACTATTCCGGCCTTACTGGTTATAGTCTTCAGTGAGATTTTTTATAATTACATAAAATCCCGTGGTACTCAAAATGTTGAGTATGCCGACGAGTCCACTCAGTTGAGTATCTTTGACAGAGGTAATGTTGGATTTCTAGAATGGGTTAAGATGATTGATAAGAAAGTTCTTTCACGTATGATCTTTAATATCATTATCTTTATTGTCTTTCTAGTCGCTCTTATTTTAGATTTAAGTATCGTAGGTAAGGGAACTAATGATCTAGTCGTAAATATTATTATGGTCGTTTGGGGTGTTGTCTTCTTTGCTTTTTCAATAAAGGAATTAAAGAAGGCCTTTAGTTATTATAATATTTTTATAACCCAAGTGGCCTTCTGTTTAGTAATTAGCTTCTTCTTTCTATTAAAGTAATTTACTCATTGCTTAATACGACAAATTTATACTTTCCAAATCCAGCTGTTGCAGAAGTGTACATAAGCTTCTTGATATAGCTATATTTGATTGTTTTATCTACAACAAGATTTACAACACCAGTGAACTTTTGGGCCTCTGGGGATGATTTTTCGATTTGCTTAATAAGCTCTTTCTTTTTTACGAGCTCATTGTATAGAGGAATAATTCTTCTTCCTGTTTGATCTTGGGAAAGCGAATCTTTCTTAGACTCTAGGACAATTTTATTATCAACCCAGATCGTTGTAGGGGAGACTTGAACGATAATACCAGACGTATTTAGAGAAGATGACTCAGATGTTGGAAGTTCAATTCCTTTTGGAACAGTTAGAACAACTCCTGAAGAGTTATAACTTTTTAAGAGAAAAACAAGTAGGATAACAAGTATATCTAATAGTGAAGTTATATCGAGATCCATAACGGCAGCTTTCTTTCTACCTCTTCCTCTTTGTGAATTTGAACGTGCTCTTCTCATAATTTAACTCTGGATATTTCCAAATACTATATTACTAAATAACTCTTTAATTCTAATGTCCGATCCATCTTTACCTGTAGTCCAGATGTCAGGGTCTGTATTTTTTAGAATTCTTACAGAGTCCATGATCTTAACGAGCTCTTCATATTGCAAATCTACGAGAGGCTCTAGAACGATGTCTTTTTCAGTTGCATTACTCTTTTTAAGTCCAATTAAATATGTTCTCAGAGCAACTAGATCATAATCACCATCACTATTTTTTCCGATACTCTTTCTCACTGAACCAGGAACACCTGTTAGGATTTGAATATTAGAGGCCCTTATCTTTAAGGTTAGGGCCAGAGGTGGCTTTTTATTCTTTGGTGGCTCTTGATTAGAAATAATTGGAACATCACTTTGAATTTCATGAATGTTTAAAAAACTTGCAGACATCAAAAGAAAGAAAATAAATATAAAAACCGCATCTAATATAGGAATTAGATTTGGTTTTTTTACTTCTTTTTTATTTTTTCTTCTACTTGGTGCTCTATACACTGTGACCTCTAAGCAATGAAGGGAAGAGAATTATGAATTCTCTTCTTCTTTTCTTGTTCCTAATAAATCTAAAAGCTTCACTGAAAATTCATCAATCTCATTGATAATTTTCTCTGACTTAGCTGATAAGAATGCATGTAGCATCATTACCGTTATAGCTGCTAGTAGACCTAGGAAAGTCGTGTTCATTGCTTTTGAAATACCAAGGGCAAGTAACTCTTGCTTTTGAGCTGGATCAGCTGAACCAACTGCCGTAAATGTTTCAATTAGACCTTGAATTGTTCCAAGTAGACCAAATAGAGTTGAGATATTTGCAATTAGTTGCAAGTAGTTCAATCTTAGTTCTACTTTTGGGATAACTTCAAGCGCTGTTGCATCGATGGCATTTTGCACTTGTGAAGTACTTTGGTTAGATCTTTTTAATCCACTTTTTAATACTCTCGGTAGTGCAGCAACTGAGCCTGAACAAACTCTAATTGCACCTTGAATATCATTGGATAAGATATATCTTTGAAGCTCATTCATAAATGAAGGACCATCTACATCTAATTTAAAAGATAATTTTGAAAAACGTTCAATAGCAATTGCTACACCAATGGCCCAAATCAGCAGGATAACCCACATAAAGATTCCGCCACTTTGGATAAATTGGGCAATTCCATTCATTCCTGTCGATACTGCTGTTGCTTCCATAGAAACAAAACTCCTTGTTTATTCCAACTAGTTATAATTACATTGTAGTTGAAAAATGCGCTAAGGATTAAATTTCATTTCTTGGGCAAATACTGCCGTAAAGTGTATGAATGCTAGTTATAATGCTCTGGGAAGAGCTCTCTTTCTATGCCTTCAATAAAGTTGTGAATTATTTTTATATGTATTTCTTGAATTCTGTCAGTCAGTTTTGACTCAACAATAATTGATATATCAACTAGGTCTTTAAGCTTTCCACCATCTTTACCAAGAAGACCAATCGTTGTTACGCCTCTTGCTTTGGCTTCATTAACTGCATTGATTACGTTAGCAGAGTTTCCACTCGTTGAGATTGCTAGTAATGAATCACCTTTTTGTCCAAAGGCCTCAACCATTTTTGCAAAAATTTGATCGTAACCAAAATCGTTACCAACACAACTCATATGGCTAGGGTCACTAAATGACATCGCAGCAAGTGCTCTTCTATCTTTTCTATATCTTCCAGTAAGTTCTTCAGCAAAATGCATTGAATCACATAGTGAGCCACCATTTCCACAACTATAAATTCTGCCACCATTATTTAAAGTCGCGATGAAAGTTTTAATCGCACTTTCCATGGCCGCAATATTAGTTTCATTTTCAATAAATCTCTCGAGAGTATTTTTTGCATCTAAGAGAGAATCTTTTATAAATGTAGACATGGAGTGCTCCTAAAAAAAAAGCGGAAGATAACTTCCGCTTATACTTGAGA
The window above is part of the Halobacteriovorax sp. HLS genome. Proteins encoded here:
- a CDS encoding biopolymer transporter ExbD, with translation MRRARSNSQRGRGRKKAAVMDLDITSLLDILVILLVFLLKSYNSSGVVLTVPKGIELPTSESSSLNTSGIIVQVSPTTIWVDNKIVLESKKDSLSQDQTGRRIIPLYNELVKKKELIKQIEKSSPEAQKFTGVVNLVVDKTIKYSYIKKLMYTSATAGFGKYKFVVLSNE
- a CDS encoding biopolymer transporter ExbD, whose product is MYRAPSRRKNKKEVKKPNLIPILDAVFIFIFFLLMSASFLNIHEIQSDVPIISNQEPPKNKKPPLALTLKIRASNIQILTGVPGSVRKSIGKNSDGDYDLVALRTYLIGLKKSNATEKDIVLEPLVDLQYEELVKIMDSVRILKNTDPDIWTTGKDGSDIRIKELFSNIVFGNIQS
- a CDS encoding MotA/TolQ/ExbB proton channel family protein, with product MEATAVSTGMNGIAQFIQSGGIFMWVILLIWAIGVAIAIERFSKLSFKLDVDGPSFMNELQRYILSNDIQGAIRVCSGSVAALPRVLKSGLKRSNQSTSQVQNAIDATALEVIPKVELRLNYLQLIANISTLFGLLGTIQGLIETFTAVGSADPAQKQELLALGISKAMNTTFLGLLAAITVMMLHAFLSAKSEKIINEIDEFSVKLLDLLGTRKEEENS
- the gmhA gene encoding D-sedoheptulose 7-phosphate isomerase; the encoded protein is MSTFIKDSLLDAKNTLERFIENETNIAAMESAIKTFIATLNNGGRIYSCGNGGSLCDSMHFAEELTGRYRKDRRALAAMSFSDPSHMSCVGNDFGYDQIFAKMVEAFGQKGDSLLAISTSGNSANVINAVNEAKARGVTTIGLLGKDGGKLKDLVDISIIVESKLTDRIQEIHIKIIHNFIEGIERELFPEHYN